In Roseiconus lacunae, the following proteins share a genomic window:
- a CDS encoding efflux RND transporter periplasmic adaptor subunit: protein MSITNQNSADNPRFRPTRRSIAWWFRKAGSAGLLLLTGIVIIVLLGFAQRLGWIKSAGLQSGSEEASASDQIHTCPMHPQIRQPGIGRCPICGMALEPAVVGSGATDDFAVNIQPSQRRLANIQTAIATKQAIHSSVRTIGSIQIDESRQATIASYVDGRIERMFADYTGVVVDRNDHLAVIYSPELYAAQVEFLEAKATRDRLADSAIDSIRQTQQKLVLNSRRRLIELGMTEQQVVDLEKTQQAQSRVTIYAPIGGTVIDKLAEEGRYTTAGQPIYRVANLSTVWLMLELYPEDASQIRFGQQVQAKLRSLPGRTIQGRVAFIDPKVDQDNRTVGVRVELNNDRGELRPGDYAEATLTVPIGPQGEVYDAELANKWISPMHPQVIRNEPGLCPICGMNLVPTTRYGYSNDRVEQKQSLTIPRSALLTSGESSIVYVETEPGRFEIRSVTLGPIIRDKVVVLDGLKEGEKVATNGNFLIDSQMQLAGNPSLIDPSRAIEKQSIRNEPLQFENIQIELVKGEVGLRIEQLYQAYFRIQQTYATDSTPSETAVRSFIETTETLLRENRWTDETRDQLESIRDNAAHLHHLSLDESRQQFKPVSHAIVRLSTVVRGSQADQPLYHFFCPMVKQGAGDWLQDNDLLSNPYWGSQMLRCGELVRTISVPNILKTSGQGIDPEDAQEHQAGDDQ, encoded by the coding sequence ATGTCGATTACGAATCAAAACTCTGCTGACAATCCAAGGTTTCGCCCCACCCGTCGCTCGATTGCCTGGTGGTTTCGAAAGGCGGGGAGCGCGGGGCTGCTGCTGCTCACTGGGATCGTGATTATCGTTCTGCTCGGGTTTGCTCAAAGGTTGGGGTGGATTAAATCCGCTGGCCTTCAATCGGGAAGTGAAGAAGCGTCAGCATCCGATCAGATCCATACCTGCCCGATGCACCCACAAATTCGACAACCTGGGATAGGGCGCTGCCCGATTTGCGGGATGGCACTTGAACCCGCCGTGGTCGGTTCCGGAGCCACCGATGACTTTGCCGTCAATATCCAGCCCTCCCAACGTCGGCTCGCCAACATTCAAACGGCAATCGCAACGAAGCAAGCGATCCACTCAAGCGTGCGAACAATCGGTTCGATTCAAATTGACGAAAGTCGCCAAGCGACGATCGCTTCCTATGTCGATGGACGGATCGAACGAATGTTCGCCGATTACACCGGTGTCGTCGTTGACCGGAATGATCACTTAGCCGTGATCTATAGCCCTGAATTGTATGCCGCCCAGGTCGAGTTCCTGGAGGCGAAAGCGACGAGGGACAGACTTGCAGATTCGGCGATCGATTCAATTCGTCAAACCCAGCAAAAACTGGTTCTCAATTCGCGGCGACGGCTCATCGAACTTGGCATGACCGAGCAGCAGGTTGTTGATCTTGAGAAAACTCAGCAAGCACAATCACGTGTGACAATCTACGCTCCGATCGGTGGTACAGTCATCGACAAACTCGCCGAAGAAGGGCGGTATACCACCGCAGGGCAACCGATCTATCGGGTCGCCAATTTGTCCACCGTCTGGCTGATGTTGGAACTCTATCCCGAAGATGCGTCCCAGATTCGATTTGGTCAACAGGTTCAGGCGAAGCTTCGCTCGCTACCTGGACGAACAATTCAAGGGCGGGTTGCATTTATCGACCCCAAGGTCGACCAAGACAATCGAACCGTCGGTGTTCGAGTGGAACTCAATAACGACCGAGGCGAACTGCGGCCGGGAGACTATGCCGAAGCAACGCTCACCGTTCCGATCGGCCCCCAAGGTGAAGTCTATGACGCCGAATTGGCAAACAAATGGATCAGCCCAATGCATCCACAAGTGATCCGTAATGAGCCTGGCCTCTGTCCCATTTGTGGCATGAATCTTGTCCCAACGACACGATATGGCTATAGCAACGACCGGGTAGAACAAAAGCAGTCGCTTACGATTCCACGATCTGCGTTGCTAACGTCAGGCGAATCAAGCATCGTCTATGTCGAAACGGAACCGGGACGCTTTGAAATTCGCAGTGTCACGCTCGGCCCGATTATCCGAGACAAAGTGGTGGTCCTCGATGGGCTAAAGGAAGGCGAGAAGGTCGCAACGAACGGCAACTTTCTGATTGATTCACAAATGCAACTGGCAGGAAACCCGAGCTTGATCGACCCGTCTCGGGCGATCGAGAAACAATCCATTCGCAATGAGCCATTGCAATTCGAGAACATTCAAATCGAGTTGGTCAAAGGCGAAGTGGGACTCCGGATCGAACAGCTATATCAAGCCTACTTCAGAATCCAACAAACCTACGCGACAGATTCGACACCGAGCGAGACCGCAGTGCGTTCGTTTATCGAAACGACCGAAACCTTACTTCGCGAGAATCGCTGGACTGACGAAACTCGCGATCAATTAGAGAGCATTCGCGACAATGCCGCACATCTGCACCATCTATCGCTCGACGAATCCCGTCAGCAGTTCAAGCCGGTGAGCCATGCGATCGTTCGGCTTTCCACCGTGGTTCGCGGTAGTCAAGCTGACCAACCGCTCTATCATTTTTTCTGCCCCATGGTCAAACAGGGTGCTGGCGATTGGTTGCAAGACAATGACTTGCTAAGCAATCCCTATTGGGGCAGTCAAATGCTGCGCTGCGGCGAACTCGTTCGAACCATTTCAGTGCCAAACATCCTAAAGACGTCTGGCCAAGGCATCGATCCGGAAGATGCTCAAGAACACCAAGCGGGAGACGATCAATGA
- a CDS encoding tetratricopeptide repeat protein, whose product MSLCLAGCTKRESSPPQDPPLPSPELTKDNSSINSAASSHYEAQSSPTGTLSAEQIPTPRSPRAPEGSSSPAGSVEAADAIKSTPIDIEAVHQAIIEALETGENDLAFRLARQAKRLAPEDSQTVYLTARVLAERNRFHEAILMLDNLAESTPEARLPILGQTAEWLVEAGRWDDAETRFLTLLKEIDDGPIVHRKLAQLYLRQGRRIEAANHLLKLCELGNVEEVELRAMLNLLHPLAMNAPQPEASETYEAPIARLGHARQEISNGKWNAARKTLESSPTTTSQEQGLLGRIYAHQKDYTALTRWYNSLNHEHTSDFTADAWHAIGMLQVHESKHRDAIESFCRAVETNPTDAISYRKLSEVLRQLGLDDDADRLARRSKRVQQTQQIGQSMNTGTLPSDRELSEIVTHLEKLRRPLEAFAWNAIRTVYAQSRGEIGDEDAIQQLNEINERRVEALRSKTIIASAEFRRCGLQPSKLAPP is encoded by the coding sequence GTGTCCCTCTGCCTTGCAGGTTGCACGAAACGCGAATCGTCCCCACCGCAGGATCCACCGCTACCGAGCCCCGAACTGACCAAAGATAATTCGTCAATCAATTCAGCGGCCAGTAGTCATTACGAAGCACAGTCTTCGCCCACAGGTACTTTGTCGGCTGAGCAGATTCCTACGCCGCGTTCGCCGCGTGCCCCGGAAGGCTCTTCGTCTCCGGCTGGGTCCGTAGAGGCCGCAGATGCGATCAAGTCCACGCCTATTGACATTGAAGCAGTTCATCAAGCCATCATCGAAGCATTGGAAACCGGCGAGAACGACCTAGCGTTTCGGCTGGCTCGCCAAGCAAAGCGTCTGGCCCCGGAGGACTCGCAGACGGTTTACCTGACCGCCCGTGTGCTGGCAGAACGGAATCGATTCCATGAGGCAATCCTCATGCTGGACAACCTCGCCGAATCGACGCCGGAAGCACGCCTGCCGATTCTTGGGCAAACGGCGGAATGGCTCGTCGAAGCGGGGCGATGGGACGACGCCGAGACTCGCTTCCTTACATTACTGAAAGAAATCGACGACGGTCCGATCGTTCATCGCAAGCTTGCCCAATTGTACCTTCGACAAGGAAGAAGAATCGAAGCAGCAAATCACTTGCTCAAGCTCTGTGAACTTGGCAACGTCGAAGAGGTTGAATTACGAGCGATGTTAAACTTGCTACATCCACTGGCAATGAACGCTCCACAGCCAGAGGCGAGTGAAACCTACGAAGCCCCCATCGCTCGGCTCGGCCACGCGCGACAAGAGATTAGCAATGGCAAGTGGAACGCTGCGAGAAAAACGCTGGAATCTTCGCCGACAACCACATCACAAGAACAAGGATTGCTAGGACGAATATACGCCCACCAGAAAGACTACACGGCACTGACGCGTTGGTACAACTCACTCAATCATGAACACACCTCCGACTTTACCGCTGACGCTTGGCATGCGATTGGGATGTTACAAGTCCACGAGTCGAAGCATCGAGATGCGATTGAATCATTTTGCCGTGCCGTCGAGACCAATCCGACCGATGCGATTAGCTACCGCAAGCTTTCGGAGGTACTCCGGCAGCTCGGTCTTGACGATGACGCCGATCGCCTGGCCCGGCGTAGTAAGCGGGTCCAACAAACGCAGCAAATCGGACAATCGATGAACACCGGAACTCTCCCGTCCGATCGTGAGCTTTCCGAAATAGTGACGCACCTTGAAAAACTTCGGCGGCCGTTGGAAGCATTCGCATGGAACGCAATCCGCACCGTTTACGCACAATCGCGTGGAGAGATAGGGGACGAAGATGCGATTCAACAGCTCAACGAAATCAACGAGAGACGCGTTGAAGCACTGCGGTCTAAAACCATCATCGCAAGTGCGGAATTTCGACGCTGCGGTCTGCAACCGTCTAAACTTGCCCCCCCCTAA
- a CDS encoding TolC family protein: protein MRALQHYLLYATLAGNLLVVSWLTGCASTSINTSMTALSPTVNSSPDFNTVNNVTDQADFIDENHQASCHHKLNNGVKRVNFDSIAELIESDSDVIQTGQASATEAAERMSVDSAASLQTNASTNTGTQELTELIDMALRQNPLLTKLESEYHARAARSHYVDKLPDPKFSVNAFGNPIETAAGSQRANIGLSQTIPWLEKLSAQQKQVCLEAMAIAAEHQRLRLEIDARLRTAWASLYVIERQRETTEANRQLLQSMIDVANARFAIGTGNQGDVLLGTIEQSKLEERLLQLEQRKRTNLAQLNRWAGRPANTAVLIPQTLPLENVQVDAEQMFRRAISNQPEIHAARLRSQATRWGIEVARLSHRPEFTLSASYFATDDNRPRTPVVNVGEDPWAIGLQMTLPVSRQKYNAIRREASWQHQAAHQQVEALIDQYDALIVELYADATRAYETASLYKSTIIPQARQTLTTNQEAFANGTVDYDQVLRDYQTLLTLELGLHQAIGDLFIVNAKIHQAAGGVNL from the coding sequence ATGCGGGCACTTCAGCACTATCTTCTCTACGCAACACTTGCCGGAAATCTTCTCGTCGTGAGTTGGTTAACCGGATGTGCATCGACTTCGATCAATACGTCGATGACTGCGCTCAGCCCGACGGTTAACTCCTCACCGGATTTCAATACGGTGAACAACGTGACCGATCAGGCAGATTTCATTGATGAGAACCATCAAGCATCTTGCCACCATAAATTAAACAACGGCGTCAAACGCGTTAACTTCGACTCCATTGCGGAACTGATTGAGAGCGATTCCGACGTCATCCAAACGGGACAGGCTTCGGCAACAGAAGCCGCCGAACGAATGTCGGTCGATTCTGCCGCATCACTGCAAACCAACGCGTCGACAAACACCGGTACCCAAGAGCTGACTGAGCTGATCGACATGGCTCTGCGGCAAAACCCTTTGCTGACGAAACTTGAGAGCGAGTACCATGCCAGGGCAGCACGATCTCACTACGTTGACAAACTGCCAGATCCAAAATTTTCGGTGAATGCGTTCGGGAACCCGATCGAAACGGCCGCAGGGTCACAACGAGCAAACATCGGACTTAGCCAAACGATTCCTTGGCTTGAGAAGCTAAGCGCACAGCAAAAGCAAGTCTGCCTAGAAGCCATGGCGATCGCCGCCGAGCATCAGCGGCTACGGCTGGAAATCGATGCGCGGCTACGGACTGCCTGGGCTTCGCTGTACGTGATTGAAAGGCAGCGAGAAACGACCGAAGCTAATCGACAATTGCTTCAGTCGATGATCGATGTTGCCAACGCACGGTTCGCGATCGGAACCGGCAACCAAGGAGATGTCCTGTTGGGGACGATCGAACAATCAAAGCTCGAAGAGCGTCTTCTGCAACTCGAGCAACGCAAGCGTACCAACCTGGCACAGTTAAATCGCTGGGCTGGGCGACCGGCAAACACCGCCGTTTTGATACCGCAAACATTGCCGCTGGAAAACGTCCAGGTGGATGCCGAACAGATGTTTCGACGCGCGATCTCGAACCAACCGGAAATCCATGCGGCTCGCCTACGATCCCAGGCGACACGATGGGGAATCGAAGTAGCTCGCCTAAGTCATCGTCCCGAGTTCACGCTATCGGCTAGCTACTTTGCCACCGACGACAATCGCCCGCGGACGCCAGTCGTCAACGTCGGTGAAGATCCGTGGGCGATCGGGTTGCAAATGACATTGCCCGTCTCTCGCCAGAAGTACAACGCTATTCGGCGGGAAGCAAGCTGGCAGCATCAGGCCGCCCACCAACAAGTCGAAGCACTTATCGATCAGTATGATGCGCTGATCGTAGAGTTGTATGCCGATGCCACGCGTGCCTACGAAACCGCTTCGCTGTACAAATCAACGATCATACCTCAAGCGCGACAAACGTTGACGACAAACCAAGAGGCGTTTGCAAACGGAACCGTCGACTACGATCAAGTGTTAAGGGACTACCAAACGTTACTGACTCTCGAACTCGGCCTGCATCAAGCAATCGGTGATCTATTCATCGTGAATGCGAAAATTCACCAGGCCGCCGGCGGTGTCAATTTATAA
- a CDS encoding cytochrome c3 family protein: MKQLANLATALLPIAFLLTMIVVAGGLLTGISVSDKSSQADQSLPVTNDQPKLAAAANAAAANYGEPTYVGRDACRECHATNYQLHARHGHHSTFSLANDPAIAELFDGQTYDAGEPYGTYHYHRDESGLYVTIPKKFGDRPFRLDYALGSPKGAVTLISLIPDTKGGTIAIEHRASWFKATGALGPTPQEDPGSPRIPAEFFGLKHEGIVMEKCVYCHTTQGTIEDQSITNLVGNVNCEKCHGPASEHVRQARLSPNPPKFSVGKSDWDVEAEIQLCGDCHRLPLTISRKKLRDYPDELVRFQPVGLLRSACYLKSDGDFTCSTCHNPHESFKDVSKTQYEATCIECHQESESDHVACPVSPQTDCIRCHMPEKELPGLHIGFHDHWIRVRDDQ, encoded by the coding sequence TTGAAACAGCTTGCAAACCTCGCGACTGCATTGCTGCCAATCGCATTCCTGTTGACCATGATCGTGGTCGCGGGTGGACTACTAACCGGCATCAGCGTTTCAGATAAAAGCAGTCAAGCGGACCAGTCGTTACCGGTGACAAACGACCAACCCAAGCTCGCTGCCGCCGCGAACGCTGCCGCCGCGAACTACGGCGAGCCAACTTACGTGGGCCGCGATGCCTGTCGTGAATGCCATGCGACAAACTATCAATTACATGCCCGGCATGGACATCACTCGACATTCTCGCTGGCAAACGATCCGGCAATCGCAGAACTCTTCGACGGGCAAACCTACGACGCCGGCGAACCATACGGCACCTATCATTACCACCGCGACGAATCGGGACTGTACGTCACCATCCCAAAGAAATTCGGTGACCGTCCGTTTCGATTGGACTATGCACTCGGTTCACCCAAAGGTGCGGTCACGCTGATCTCGCTGATTCCCGATACGAAGGGTGGTACCATTGCCATCGAGCATCGCGCGTCCTGGTTTAAAGCCACCGGAGCCCTCGGCCCAACGCCTCAAGAAGATCCCGGTTCGCCACGCATCCCCGCCGAATTCTTCGGACTCAAGCACGAAGGGATCGTGATGGAGAAATGCGTTTACTGTCACACAACCCAAGGCACCATCGAAGATCAATCGATTACGAATTTAGTCGGCAACGTGAACTGCGAGAAATGTCATGGGCCGGCAAGTGAGCACGTTAGACAAGCACGCCTGTCGCCAAATCCACCTAAATTCTCGGTGGGCAAATCAGATTGGGACGTCGAAGCGGAAATTCAACTATGCGGTGACTGCCATCGCTTGCCGCTGACAATCTCACGAAAAAAACTTCGAGACTACCCCGATGAACTTGTACGCTTTCAACCAGTCGGTTTGCTGCGCAGTGCTTGCTATTTGAAATCAGACGGGGACTTCACCTGCTCGACGTGCCACAATCCGCATGAATCCTTTAAGGACGTTTCCAAAACGCAGTACGAAGCGACGTGCATCGAATGCCATCAAGAGTCAGAGAGTGACCATGTCGCCTGCCCTGTCTCACCGCAAACCGATTGCATCAGGTGCCACATGCCGGAAAAGGAACTGCCGGGACTGCACATCGGATTTCACGATCATTGGATTCGAGTTCGCGATGATCAGTAA
- a CDS encoding DUF1559 domain-containing protein: protein MHRGRKLASGFTLVELLVVIAIIGILVGLLLPAVQAAREAARRMSCSNNFKQIGLAMHNYHSAYKELPRQNGGTGLGILDGNTNWWEGSTTTNNEELSAFVGMMPFLEQQGLWDSIVSPGTKTLNDQPLPRAAGTLGSWTSMGPNPRLDREGGESRRFIPWSTEIPTLRCPSDPGTGAPAGGRTNYAVCLGDSWTQVWDHGPKNGNLTPGDNWRAVWFQATDRGFFSRKKSTKFRDILDGLSNTVAGGEIITDLGDRDKRSALAAVTTSWEIEQQPMLCVDNNWIDPESPSFWCDTGSTGCTEPTRFMDGANGRGMNWAWAAMTMTGMHTIRPPNAEMCEAHWYDNVGTCPPSSRHQGGVHILMGDGAVTFITDSIEAGDQRAPTIGARYVAPTDVPNRPGKKSPYGLWGALGSRGAKEVIEEQLNQ from the coding sequence ATGCATCGAGGAAGGAAATTGGCTAGTGGTTTCACCTTGGTGGAATTACTTGTCGTCATCGCAATTATTGGGATCCTGGTAGGACTTCTCCTGCCGGCGGTTCAAGCAGCTCGCGAAGCTGCACGTCGAATGAGTTGTAGTAACAACTTCAAGCAGATTGGTTTGGCAATGCACAACTACCACTCTGCGTACAAAGAGCTCCCTCGTCAGAACGGCGGAACGGGGCTTGGGATTTTGGACGGCAACACCAACTGGTGGGAAGGTTCGACGACCACCAACAACGAAGAGCTCAGTGCGTTCGTTGGGATGATGCCGTTTTTGGAGCAACAAGGCCTTTGGGATTCGATCGTTTCGCCGGGGACAAAGACACTGAACGATCAACCGCTTCCGCGTGCCGCCGGCACGCTTGGCAGTTGGACTTCGATGGGCCCTAACCCCCGTCTTGACCGGGAAGGCGGCGAGTCGCGTCGCTTCATCCCATGGTCGACGGAAATCCCAACGCTTCGTTGCCCCAGCGACCCTGGCACGGGCGCCCCTGCTGGTGGACGTACCAATTACGCCGTTTGCCTGGGTGATTCGTGGACGCAAGTCTGGGATCACGGTCCCAAGAACGGTAACTTGACCCCCGGTGACAATTGGCGCGCCGTCTGGTTCCAAGCAACCGACCGAGGTTTCTTCTCGCGTAAGAAATCGACGAAGTTCCGTGACATTTTGGACGGTCTTTCTAACACCGTCGCCGGTGGCGAAATCATCACCGACCTGGGCGATCGCGACAAACGAAGCGCGCTTGCCGCCGTCACGACTAGCTGGGAAATCGAGCAACAGCCGATGCTGTGCGTCGACAACAACTGGATCGATCCCGAATCGCCGTCGTTCTGGTGCGACACCGGTTCGACCGGATGTACCGAACCGACCCGTTTCATGGACGGTGCTAACGGACGCGGTATGAACTGGGCGTGGGCAGCAATGACCATGACCGGGATGCACACCATTCGTCCGCCAAATGCCGAAATGTGTGAAGCACACTGGTACGACAACGTCGGGACTTGCCCGCCGAGTAGTCGCCACCAAGGTGGGGTCCACATCCTGATGGGTGACGGTGCGGTCACATTCATCACCGATTCGATCGAAGCCGGTGACCAACGTGCCCCAACAATCGGTGCGCGCTATGTTGCACCGACCGACGTCCCCAACCGTCCCGGCAAGAAGAGCCCCTACGGCTTGTGGGGAGCGCTCGGTAGCCGTGGTGCGAAAGAAGTGATCGAAGAACAACTGAACCAGTAA
- a CDS encoding sensor histidine kinase gives MKRPTQSLFHETVTVLLLDDDMVDRRLIRRLLKHPSDKYRVVEFDKIEPALEAAKKTPFDCAIVDYNIGGQDGITVVRSLHKILPYLPAIMVTGQGDEKVARQALLQGLNDYVRKDDLEGNTFKQTIDSAIQKRQLQKTIEDQHRYLSEFSHILTRDISAPVDQITTLAQSLLDDAAIQNDPQNKQIVGQIQQAGAYLNDLIRALHGYNSGIGGIVSKTKVNLTDAVDSAISNLNPMILVAGGDIQVATLPEVFGSAPLLTQLFQNLIENSVKFRSEAGVSIQITGSVRENSVVLSVADDGIGIEEADRARIFRPFCRLHGNRFGGPGLGLATCQRIVDAHGGRIWCEPNSVRGTIFMLELPLY, from the coding sequence ATGAAACGACCAACGCAGAGTTTATTTCATGAGACGGTCACGGTTCTTTTGCTTGATGATGACATGGTCGATCGACGGCTGATTCGTCGGTTACTGAAGCATCCGTCGGACAAATACCGCGTTGTCGAATTTGACAAAATTGAACCGGCACTTGAGGCAGCGAAGAAGACTCCGTTTGACTGTGCCATCGTCGATTACAACATCGGTGGACAAGACGGTATCACGGTCGTTCGCTCGCTACACAAAATTCTTCCGTACTTGCCGGCAATCATGGTGACCGGCCAAGGCGACGAAAAAGTTGCCCGTCAAGCGCTCCTTCAAGGATTGAATGATTATGTCAGGAAAGATGACCTGGAAGGCAATACATTTAAGCAGACGATCGACAGCGCGATACAAAAACGACAATTGCAAAAGACGATCGAAGATCAGCATCGCTACTTAAGTGAGTTTTCACACATCTTGACTCGTGACATCAGCGCCCCCGTTGATCAAATCACAACGCTAGCGCAATCACTGCTTGATGACGCTGCAATCCAAAATGATCCCCAGAACAAGCAAATCGTGGGACAGATTCAGCAGGCGGGGGCCTACTTGAACGACCTCATTCGAGCATTGCATGGATACAACTCAGGGATCGGTGGTATCGTTTCGAAAACAAAGGTCAATCTTACCGATGCTGTTGACAGTGCAATCTCGAATCTAAATCCGATGATCCTGGTAGCTGGTGGTGATATCCAGGTTGCAACACTCCCGGAAGTGTTTGGATCTGCCCCCCTATTGACCCAGCTCTTTCAGAACTTGATCGAGAACAGCGTCAAGTTTCGTTCGGAGGCGGGTGTTTCGATTCAAATCACCGGCAGTGTTCGTGAAAACTCGGTCGTGCTCAGCGTTGCCGATGACGGAATCGGTATTGAAGAAGCTGACCGCGCCAGAATTTTTCGTCCATTCTGCAGGCTGCACGGCAACCGTTTCGGTGGCCCGGGACTTGGTCTGGCAACTTGCCAGCGAATCGTAGACGCACATGGCGGACGGATTTGGTGCGAGCCGAATTCGGTGCGTGGAACTATATTCATGCTCGAACTCCCTCTTTATTAG